One window of Burkholderia vietnamiensis LMG 10929 genomic DNA carries:
- the putA gene encoding trifunctional transcriptional regulator/proline dehydrogenase/L-glutamate gamma-semialdehyde dehydrogenase, whose protein sequence is MASTTLGVKVDDLLRSRLKDAATRLERTPHWLIKQAIFAYLERIEHGQLPPELSGSSGVTELADGHAAEDDDNSPHPFLEFAQNVQPQSVLRAAITAAYRRPEPECVPFLLGQARLPANLQADVQTLATHLVETLREKSSGGGVEGLIHEFSLSSQEGVALMCLAEALLRIPDRATRDALIRDKISKGDWRSHVGHAPSLFVNAATWGLMITGKLVTTNSEAGLSSALTRLIGRGGEPLIRKGVDMAMRLMGEQFVTGETISEALANSRKYEARGFRYSYDMLGEAATTEEDALRYYASYEQAIHAIGKAAGGRGIYEGPGISIKLSALHARYSRSQQDRTMSELLPRVRALALLARRYDIGLNIDAEEADRLELSLDLLEALCFDPDLAGWNGIGFVVQGYQKRCPFVIDYLIDLARRSRHRLMIRLVKGAYWDSEIKRAQVDGLEGYPVYTRKIYTDVSYLACAKKLLAAPDAVYPQFATHNAYTLAAIYHLAGQNYYPGQYEFQCLHGMGEPLYEEVTGRDKLNRPCRVYAPVGTHETLLAYLVRRLLENGANTSFVNRIADKTVSVKELVADPVDEASKVVPLGAPHAKIPLPRNLYGDERANSMGLDLSNEHRLASLSSALLASAHHPWRAAPMLADDALADAPARDVRNPADQRDVVGAVSEATSEHVSAALAHAVAAAPIWQATPVDARADCLVRAADLLEAQMHTLMGLIVREAGKSLPNAIAEIREAVDFLRYYAAQIRGEFSNDTHRPLGPVVCISPWNFPLAIFMGQVAAALAAGNTVLAKPAEQTPLIAAQAVRLLREAGVPAGAVQLLPGTGETVGAALVADPRTRAVMFTGSTEVARLINKTLSARLDPDGKPIPLIAETGGQNAMIVDSSALAEQVVADVMQSSFDSAGQRCSALRVLCLQDDVADRTLTMLKGAMHELALGNPDRLSTDVGPVIDAEAKQTIDTHVAAMKDKGHAVTQLPMPDACAHGTFVPPTLIEIGSIDELKREVFGPVLHVVRYRRSQLDKLLEQIRATGYGLTLGIHTRIDETIAHVIANAHVGNIYVNRNVIGAVVGVQPFGGEGLSGTGPKAGGALYLQRLLATRPSGLPKALAQTLIADGVAEGEQRGNPAAALTALRDWLIEQREPALAARCDGYLSQVPAGATAVLTGPTGERNTYTLGPRGTVLCVAATPSGARAQFAAVLATGNRALFAGSAGEALVAALPAALKGHAAVRKQADAPFDAVLFEGDSDELQTLVKDVAQRPGPIVSVQGVSAGAFENGDAEDYALERLLTERSVSVNTAAAGGNANLMTIG, encoded by the coding sequence ATGGCAAGCACGACTCTCGGCGTCAAAGTCGACGACCTTCTCCGCTCGCGCCTGAAAGACGCGGCGACGCGTCTCGAGCGCACTCCCCACTGGCTGATCAAGCAGGCGATCTTCGCGTATCTCGAGCGCATCGAGCACGGTCAGTTGCCGCCCGAGCTGTCGGGCAGCAGCGGCGTGACCGAGCTCGCCGACGGCCACGCGGCGGAGGACGACGACAACTCGCCGCATCCGTTCCTCGAGTTCGCGCAGAACGTGCAGCCGCAATCGGTGCTGCGCGCGGCGATCACCGCCGCGTATCGCCGCCCCGAGCCGGAATGCGTGCCGTTCCTGCTGGGCCAGGCGCGCCTGCCGGCGAACCTGCAGGCGGACGTGCAGACGCTCGCGACGCACCTCGTCGAGACGCTGCGCGAGAAGAGCTCGGGCGGCGGCGTCGAAGGGCTGATCCACGAGTTTTCGCTGTCGAGCCAGGAAGGCGTCGCGCTGATGTGCCTCGCCGAAGCGCTGCTGCGCATCCCCGACCGCGCGACGCGCGATGCGCTGATCCGCGACAAGATCAGCAAGGGCGACTGGCGCTCGCACGTCGGCCACGCGCCGTCGCTGTTCGTGAACGCGGCGACCTGGGGCCTGATGATCACCGGCAAGCTGGTGACGACCAACAGCGAAGCGGGGCTGTCGTCGGCGCTCACGCGCCTGATCGGGCGCGGCGGCGAGCCGCTGATCCGCAAGGGCGTCGACATGGCGATGCGCCTGATGGGCGAGCAGTTCGTCACCGGCGAGACGATTTCGGAAGCGCTCGCGAACAGCCGCAAGTACGAAGCGCGCGGCTTCCGCTACTCGTACGACATGCTCGGCGAAGCGGCGACCACCGAAGAGGACGCGCTGCGCTACTACGCGTCGTACGAGCAGGCGATCCACGCGATCGGCAAGGCCGCGGGCGGCCGCGGCATCTACGAGGGCCCGGGCATCTCGATCAAGCTGTCGGCGCTGCACGCGCGCTACTCGCGCTCGCAGCAGGACCGCACGATGAGCGAGCTGCTGCCGCGCGTGCGTGCGCTCGCGCTGCTCGCGCGCCGCTACGACATCGGCCTGAACATCGACGCGGAAGAAGCCGACCGGCTCGAGCTGTCGCTCGACCTGCTCGAGGCGCTGTGTTTCGATCCCGATCTCGCCGGCTGGAACGGCATCGGTTTCGTCGTGCAGGGCTATCAGAAGCGTTGCCCGTTCGTGATCGACTACCTGATCGATCTCGCGCGCCGCAGCCGTCACCGCCTGATGATCCGCCTCGTGAAGGGCGCGTACTGGGACAGCGAAATCAAGCGCGCGCAGGTCGACGGCCTCGAAGGCTATCCGGTCTATACGCGCAAGATCTACACCGACGTGTCGTACCTCGCGTGCGCGAAGAAGCTGCTCGCGGCGCCCGACGCCGTGTACCCGCAGTTCGCGACGCACAACGCGTACACGCTCGCCGCGATCTATCACCTGGCCGGCCAGAACTACTACCCGGGCCAGTACGAATTCCAGTGCCTGCACGGGATGGGCGAGCCGCTGTACGAGGAAGTCACCGGCCGCGACAAGCTGAACCGCCCGTGCCGCGTCTACGCGCCGGTCGGCACGCACGAAACGCTGCTCGCGTACCTCGTGCGCCGCCTGCTGGAGAACGGCGCGAACACGTCGTTCGTGAACCGCATCGCCGACAAGACGGTATCGGTGAAGGAGCTGGTCGCCGACCCGGTCGACGAGGCGTCGAAGGTCGTGCCGCTCGGCGCGCCGCACGCGAAGATCCCGCTGCCGCGCAACCTGTACGGCGACGAGCGCGCCAACTCGATGGGCCTCGACCTGTCGAACGAGCACCGTCTCGCGTCGCTGTCGTCGGCGCTGCTCGCGAGCGCGCATCATCCGTGGCGCGCGGCGCCGATGCTGGCCGACGACGCGCTCGCCGACGCCCCGGCGCGCGACGTGCGCAACCCGGCCGACCAGCGCGACGTGGTCGGCGCGGTCAGCGAAGCGACGTCCGAGCACGTGAGCGCGGCGCTCGCCCACGCGGTCGCGGCCGCGCCGATCTGGCAGGCGACGCCGGTCGATGCGCGCGCCGACTGCCTGGTGCGCGCAGCCGATCTGCTCGAAGCGCAGATGCACACGCTGATGGGCCTGATCGTGCGCGAAGCCGGCAAGTCGCTGCCGAACGCGATCGCCGAAATCCGCGAAGCCGTCGACTTCCTGCGCTACTACGCGGCGCAGATCCGCGGCGAGTTCTCGAACGACACGCACCGTCCGCTCGGCCCGGTGGTCTGCATCAGCCCGTGGAACTTCCCGCTCGCGATCTTCATGGGGCAGGTGGCCGCCGCGCTCGCGGCCGGCAACACGGTGCTCGCCAAGCCGGCCGAACAGACGCCGCTGATCGCCGCGCAGGCCGTGCGCCTGCTGCGCGAGGCCGGCGTGCCGGCCGGCGCGGTGCAGCTGCTGCCGGGCACCGGCGAAACCGTCGGCGCGGCGCTGGTCGCCGATCCGCGCACGCGCGCGGTGATGTTCACCGGCTCGACCGAAGTCGCGCGCCTGATCAACAAGACGCTGTCCGCGCGCCTCGACCCGGACGGCAAGCCGATTCCGCTGATCGCCGAAACGGGCGGCCAGAACGCGATGATCGTCGACTCGTCGGCGCTCGCGGAGCAGGTCGTCGCGGACGTGATGCAATCGTCGTTCGACTCGGCCGGTCAACGCTGCTCGGCGCTGCGCGTTCTGTGTCTGCAGGACGATGTCGCCGACCGTACGCTGACGATGCTCAAGGGCGCGATGCACGAGCTGGCGCTCGGCAACCCGGACCGTCTGTCGACCGACGTCGGCCCGGTGATCGACGCCGAAGCGAAGCAGACGATCGACACGCACGTCGCCGCGATGAAGGACAAGGGCCACGCGGTCACGCAGCTGCCGATGCCCGACGCCTGCGCGCACGGCACCTTCGTGCCGCCGACGCTGATCGAGATCGGCAGCATCGACGAGTTGAAGCGCGAGGTGTTCGGCCCCGTGCTGCACGTGGTGCGTTACCGCCGCAGCCAGCTCGACAAGCTGCTCGAGCAGATCCGCGCGACCGGTTACGGGCTCACGCTCGGCATCCACACGCGGATCGACGAGACGATCGCGCACGTGATCGCCAATGCGCACGTCGGCAACATCTACGTGAACCGCAACGTGATCGGCGCGGTGGTCGGCGTGCAGCCGTTCGGCGGCGAAGGGCTGTCGGGCACGGGCCCGAAGGCCGGCGGCGCGCTGTACCTGCAGCGTCTGCTCGCGACGCGTCCGTCGGGCTTGCCGAAGGCGCTCGCGCAGACGCTGATCGCCGACGGCGTGGCCGAAGGCGAGCAGCGCGGCAATCCGGCGGCGGCGCTCACCGCGCTGCGCGACTGGCTGATCGAGCAGCGCGAGCCGGCGCTGGCGGCGCGCTGCGACGGCTATCTGTCCCAGGTGCCGGCCGGTGCGACGGCCGTGCTGACCGGGCCGACGGGCGAGCGAAACACGTATACACTCGGCCCGCGCGGCACGGTGCTGTGTGTCGCGGCCACGCCGAGCGGCGCGCGCGCGCAGTTCGCGGCGGTGCTGGCGACGGGCAACCGGGCGCTGTTCGCCGGCTCGGCGGGCGAGGCGCTGGTCGCCGCGCTGCCGGCCGCGCTGAAGGGCCATGCGGCCGTGCGCAAGCAGGCCGACGCGCCGTTCGACGCCGTGCTGTTCGAAGGCGACAGCGACGAGCTGCAGACGCTCGTGAAGGACGTCGCGCAGCGCCCGGGGCCGATCGTGTCGGTGCAGGGCGTGTCGGCGGGCGCGTTCGAGAACGGCGACGCGGAAGACTACGCGCTCGAGCGGCTGCTGACCGAGCGCTCGGTCAGCGTGAACACGGCCGCGGCGGGCGGCAATGCGAATTTGATGACGATCGGCTGA